Proteins from a genomic interval of Rhizoctonia solani chromosome 12, complete sequence:
- a CDS encoding spindle pole body protein — protein MESTTRLTPDDRPTKRAKTEEPDESMAIPESNSIKKEEPTLDDLDDEDPYAGYDEKQENTRAADLYLDTVNRAALDFDFEKYFQGRGKSSHAYAHSIHEDHHVFIHLETTEVYVLPDGYQVSDPSLDDIKYVLSPRFSPAQIAKLRTDNIQTSYDLMSRPYIPGYVGLQNIKRNDYLSVIVQALLHVPPVRDFLLAMDGSTVPTPKTKPSAAPIKPVKQPSELVRRFAGLAKKVWNPRLFKSQVSPHEFLQEVARVSVGKFKITEQGDPVEFLGWLLNRIHADLGGTKKRGSSIIYSSFQGEVRLETQQVIVKADAASGVKPHFDIDREIKQTTTPFLLLALDLPPPPLFQDAVEKNIIPQVSLASLLAKYDGKTTQEFAGQLKRFRCTKLPPYIILHFKRFTKNNFVEERNPTIVNFPIDGVDFSQATSAGTFARISQCTIIYDLVANVTQESAAGTTHDKESTVWKIHLRAGRGEREQWFQIQDMIVEETRKEMIFLGETVVQIWELSRRVPVKGKA, from the exons ATGGAGTCCACCACCAGGCTGACCCCCGATGATCGACCGACAAAGCGAGCCAAAACCGAAGAGCCAGA TGAGTCTATGGCCATACCCGAATCCAATAGTATTAAAAAAGAAGAGCCTACGTTAGACGATCTGGATGACGAGGACCCATACGCAGGATACGACGAGAAACAAGAAAATACACGAGCAGCGGACTTATATCTTGATACC GTAAACCGTGCGGCCCTCGACTTTGATTTTGAAAAA TATTTccaagggcgagggaaatCGTCCCATGCGTATGCACATTCAATTCATGAAGACCACCATGTGTTCATTCACCTCGAGACCACAGAG GTGTACGTCCTTCCTGATGGGTACCAAGTCTCCGACCCTTCACTTGACGATATCAAATACGTCCTCTCACCTCGTTTCTCGCCTGCCCAGATCGCCAAACTACGCACAGACAACATACAGACATCTTACGACCTGATGTCAAGGCCGTATATTCCCGGATATGTAGGGCTTCAAAACATAAAACGCAATGACTATCTGTCAGTAATTGTTCAAGCATTACTACATGTCCCACCTGTAAGGGACTTTCTATTGGCAATGGATGGATCTACCGTGCCTACGCCGAAAACAAAACCGAGCGCCGCTCCCATAAAACCGGTCAAACAGCCTTCGGAGCTTGTGCGTCGGTTCGCAGGATTAGCTAAAAAAGTATGGAATCCTCGGCTATTCAAATCTCAAGTAAGCCCCCACGAGTTTTTACAAGAAGTGGCGAGGGTGAGCGTAGGCAAATTCAAAATCACAGAGCAAGGCGATCCGGTTGAGTTTTTGGGATGGTTGTTAAATAGAATACATGCAGACCTTGGAGGAACTAAGAAAAGGGGATCCA GTATAATTTATTCGTCGTTTCAGGGAGAGGTTAGATTAGAGACCCAGCAGGTTATAGTCAAAGCCGATGCGGCAAGCGGGGTCAAACCTCATTTCGATATTGACCGAG AAATTAAGCAAACTACAACGCCTTTCTTGTTACTTGCCCTCGACCTCCCGCCACCACCTCTCTTCCAGGACGCCGTTGAGAAAAACATCATTCCGCAAGTCTCGCTGGCTTCGCTTCTGGCCAAATATGATGGCAAGACGACGCAGGAGTTTGCAGGCCAGCTGAAGAGATTTAGATGCACGAAGTTACCACCGTACATAATTCTCCATTTTAAACGATTCACAAAGAACAATTTTGTAGAGGAGAGGAATCCAACAATTGTCAACTTTCCGATTGACGGAGTCGATTTCAGCCAAG CCACAAGTGCTGGAACGTTCGCCCGAATTAGCCAATGCACCATTATTTATGACCTGGTCGCAAACGTCACACAAGAGTCAGCAGCTGGGACGACGCACGACAAAGAAAGTACCGTGTGGAAGATTCATTTACGGGCTGGGCGAGGGGAGCGCGAACAGTGGTTCCAGATCCAAGACATGATTGTGGAGGAGACGAGAAAGGAAATGATTTTCTTGGGGGAGACTGTTGTACAG ATCTGGGAGTTGAGTCGACGGGTGCCTGTGAAAGGAAAAGCGTAG
- a CDS encoding major facilitator superfamily transporter yields MDTDRRLDAETATLDASNTIATDNEKQAPVYSPPQIPDGGAVAWATVAGAWLILFCSFGYVNAFGVYEDYYTRIYMTNKTSSEIAWIGSTQLCLQFLMGLVSGKLFDEGYFHTTVSFGSILYAFCLFMLSLAKQNQYYQVFLPQAVGLGISLGLVFLPSIGVISHHFARRRSLAMGIVVSGSSCGGIVFPIMLNKTFERYGFAWGVRSSAFVVLGCLIVANLLMRTRLPPKSKRPPTPPPDFKAIMRDSTYLFAIAGAFLVMMGLFLPIFYIQLFAVVHGIDQSLAFYSLAILNAASIFGRTIPNFIADKFGPFNLLIPCSGISAILIFAMFGIKSSAALIIFSILYGFFSGAYVSLISPVFISLANGFHEIGIRMGIAFAIVGFAGLTGTPIAGALLTHELTWWKPIVFSGVVVMGGCIMLVIARGIQAKRKGTGLV; encoded by the exons ATGGACACTGATCGACGACTTGACGCCGAGACCGCCACTCTTGACGCGTCCAACACAATAGCTACCGATAACGAAAAGCAGGCACCAGTGTATTCACCGCCGCAAATTCCCGATGGCGGAGCGGTAGCATGGGCCACG GTTGCTGGAGC ATGGCTTATTCTTTTCTGTTCGTTTGG ATATGTGAACGCCTTTGGGGTCTATGAGGATTATTATACCCGAATCTATATGACCAATAAA ACCTCGTCCGAAATTGCATGGATCGGATCGACTCAACTGTGCCTCCAGTTCCTGATG GGACTTGTTTCAGGCAAGTTGTTCGATGAAGGATACTTTCATACCACTGTTAGCTTTGGATCCATCCTATATGCATTCTG TCTATTCATGCTCTCGCTAGCAAAGCAAAACCAATATTACCAAGTGTTCTTACCCCAGGCTGTCGGCCTCGGGATCTCTCTTGGTCTGGTATTCTTGCCCTCGA TTGGTGTGATCTCGCACCATTTTGCAAGACGCCGTTCTCTTGCGATGGGAATAGTAGTCAGCGGCTCATCATGTGGTGGAATTGTTTTCCCAATCATGCTAAACAAAACATTCGAGCGTTACGGATTTGCATGGGGCGTCCGGTCGTCTGCATTTGTGGTATTGG GCTGTCTCATTGTTGCTAACCTCTTGATGCGGACTCGACTTCCACCTAAATCAAAGCGCCCCCCTACTCCACCCCCAGATTTTAAAGCCATAATGAGGGATTCTACTTATCTTTTCGCGATTGCTGGTGCATTCTTGGTAATGATGGGCTTATTCTTGCCCATTTTCTATATCCAA TTATTCGCTGTTGTACATGGAATCGACCAATCACTAGCTTTCTACTCG TTGGCTATCCTCAACGCGGCATCGATATTCGGCCGAACGATTCCAAACTTTATCGCTGAC AAATTCGGTCCATTCAACCTCTTGATTCCTTGCTCGGGAATTAGTGCTATCCTCATCTTTGCCATGTTTGGTATCAAGTCCTCTGCTGCTTTGATCATCTTTTCGATTCTGTATGGATTCTTCTCTGGAGCTT ATGTATCGCTCATTTCGCCCGTATTCATTTCCCTTGCGAACGGATTTCATGAAATTGG TATACGAATGGGCATCGCATTCGCCATTGTAGGCTTTGCAGGGCTCACAGGCACTCCCATCGCCGGCGCGCTTCTCACTCATGAACTGACATGGTGGAAGCCCATCGTATTCTCGGGA GTCGTTGTTATGGGCGGGTGTATTATGTTGGTCATTGCCCGGGGAATTCAAGCAAAGAGAAAGGGCACTGGATTGGTTTAG
- a CDS encoding UbiA family prenyltransferase, giving the protein MVMNYGAITSYISSAALAPKPTVRQHFVMLLKSSRPPGWTFGPILYGIGVIYSGIIPNSIGALAISAFQIVTLSFPLCIIVFGINDIHDYKSDLLNPRKSVTSLEGTILPPAHHDFVRKAAIACSVGIIMVSMIPSFYITSGTKVEPSLQLNSPILSTAGLVALGWVYSAPPLRLKEIPIIDSISNGVIVWLSCFIGFSSARVLTGNLNWGLADIPAKGYILGLVTASVHALGAAADVEADIAAGQRTIATQIGEGDVH; this is encoded by the exons ATGGTCATGAATTATG GTGCCATCACATCGTATATATCATCTGCGGCACTGGCCCCTAAGCCTACGGTAAGGCAGCACTTCGTGATGCTTCTCAAGTCCAGTAGGCCTCCAGGCTGGACATTCGGCCCGATTTTATATGGGATCGGAGTTATCTATTCTGGAATCATTCCAAATAGCATTGGGGCGCTAGCTATATCAGCGTTCCAAATCGTTACATTGAGCTTTCCACTGTGCATCA TTGTCTTCGGCATCAATGACATCCATGACTACAAGTCAGATCTATTAAATCCGCGTAAATCGGTCACATCGCTTGAAGGAACTATTCTTCCCCCAGCCCACCACGACTTTGTTCGGAAGGCTGCGATCGCTTGTTCAGTTGGAATCATCATGGTTTCAATGATTCCTTCCTTTTATATCACATCTGGTACCAAAGTTGAGCCTAGTTTGCAACTTAATTCTCCTATTCTATCAACAGCAGGACTTGTTGCTCTCGGCTGGGTCTACTCGGCACCCCCTCTTCGGTTGAAAGAAATACCCATAATAGATTCGATTTCTAATGGTGTCATCGTCTGGCTATCTTGCTTTATTGGGTTCTCTTCTGCACGTGTGTTGACAGGCAACTTGAATTGGGGGCTCGCCGATATTCCAGCAAAAGGATATATATTAGGACTTGTCACCGCATCTGTTCATGCCCTTGGGGCCGCGGCAGACGTCGAAGCAGATATTGCAGCAGGTCAACGAACGATAGCGACCCAAATAGGAGAAGGGGATGTGCATTAA